GACATACTTCAATGTCTGGTCAAGTAGCCTAACATTCCCTGCATCTGAACCCCTCAGCTACTTCCAATTGTGTTCTAGCTCTATTCCCCCACCTTCTAAGGGCACTgaaattatttaaccttttccTTTACATTGGCTATTTCCTAACTGCATTTAAATGTCTCTAATTCTCATCTTAACGGACATACAACAATCCTTCAACCCATATTCTTCCTGCCTCTCAGTCAAACTTTTAATGAGTTGTCTGCCCTTGATGTTTTAATTTCCCTACTTCATTTAGACTAGGATATTGCCCTCCAACTCATCAAAGAAACTAAAGTCATCAATAATTGCTGTGTCAACTAATGCAATGGATGCTTCTGAGTCTCGTTTAACTTGATCTCTCAGCAGCACCCACACTACAGACCACAcctttcttgaaacattttttcttgAGAAGAAATTCAAGTGCAATAAAGTTTCAGATTTTGGCAAAATTTCCTCAGTCTTTTACAGCTGTCTTACACCTATTTGGcagcttctttgtttctttgcaaatgtacttcttttttctttccaagctTTCAActtactttgctttcttttctttttgaggattgtttttttttttatttaaaaacaatttttttaaagaatttatttatttattcatgagagacacagagagagagcagagacacaggcagaggggaagtaggctccatgcaggaagcctgatgcaggacttgatccggggacccagggatcataccctgagcctgagccgaaggcagacagatgcccaaacaccgagccacccaggcatccctttgaggattgtttttataaaaattttagttgACACAAAATACTTGTAAACACACATAGAATATAGCAAATAGCAATAAAGCACCTGTTTATCTGCCACATTTCAACTGAGCTTTAATAGCAACAACTCTTTCATACTCAATTTCTttaggatttaaataaatatatatatatatattatgacatAAAAAATGTTGAGAACCAACACAAATGACTCTTAGCAGGCATTAAACTCAACCAGTGGGAATAGAATGAGCAGGCCTATTGGAGAAAAGTCTATAGGCTTCAAGCATTCAGTGTGCATGGGCATCTGTCTGTATGCTTCACAGAGGAAACAGAGAACGGTTAACACAGGAAGCTAGTTAAATAGGTATCAATTAAGAGAACTTCTACGTATATCTTAAAGATTTTCCACATCAGTACACTTACATATATCTCATTCTTCTTGGTTACTATCCAGTGTTCCATAGAATTATAGTTCATTTGGATATTCTCCATTTGATGGACAACTGAATCACAACACTATTACAAAcaatactgctataaatattttagtagaGAACTCTCCAttaatgagaaattattttctggaCTAATGATCTGACATGGAATTATCATTAGTGGTAGAAGGATatacacatttcaaaatttaatagaTACTGCAAACAGctcaccaaaacaaaaaacaattataatCCCACTATAACCATTTATCAGTACTCATTTTACCACACCCTTGCCAatctttaatttttgccagtctgatgaaggaatgctttcttattttatttttttggattatcCTGATGATTGAGGTTAGcaacttctttttatcttttgtgtgtgtacacacactcaagtatgtatttttttttttttaagatttgagaaagagagaccgcaatcaggagggggagagggagagagaatctcaagccaactccttGCTCAatgtggagccccacacagggcttgatctcactacatTCAGATCagcacctgagctgaaaccaagagtctgtcacttaaccaactgtgccactcaggtgccctggacaTCTGTATCTTTTTATAATTGCCCATACAAATGATTTGCCCTCACATCTATAGGACAAATCAATGTTTTCTCTATTGATCTGTGGAGTTGTTATTTATGTCGCAAAAActttgtttctacctttttttttttttttttaaaagagggcagccctggtggctcagcggtttagcgccaccttcagcctggggtgtggtcctggagacccgggatcgagtcccacattgggttccctgcatggagcctgcttctctctctctctctcatgaataaataaaatcctaaaaaaaaaaaaaaaaaaaaaaaaaccaggggggatgcctggggggctcagtggttgagcatctgcctttcactcagggagtgatcctggagtcccgggatcgagtgtcaagttccgcatggggctccctgcatgaaacctgcttctccctctgtctctcatgaataaataaaatcttaaaaaaaaaaagaaaaaagagttcaacatttaaccgactgagccacccagatgactttgtttctacctttttttttttttttgaagactttttatttatttattcatgagagacagagagaggcagagacacaggcagagggagaaacaggctccttgtgtagagcccgatgtggagctccatcccaggatccccagggatcacaacctgagccaaaggcagaagcttaaccactgagcctcccaagtgcccctgtttctttttttttttcttttttttttttagttatttatgatagtcacagagagagagagagaggggggcagagacacaggcagagggagaagcaggctccatgcactgggaggcGGACGTGGGATccctccctgtttcttttttaaaaactttgtttatGACATTTCTTGCTAAACTGAAATTTTACTTTCCAAGTTAAATTCCTCAATCTTTTCCCTTATAAattgttttggttctttttttttgggggggggggtcttaaAAAGACATTTCCTACCCTGCTGATATATACataccctattttattttcttctaatactttttCTAGTTTTGAATCTTAAATGTAGCTCTTTAGTCCatgtggaattctttttttttttttttaagattttatttatttattcatgagaaaaacagagagggagaggcagagacacaggcagagggagaagcaggttccatgcagggagacgtgggactcgacctgggtctcccaagatcacgccctgggctgaaggggtcactaaaccgctgagccaccagggctgcccagtccaTGTGGAATTCTAAGAGATATGAGTATTTACTTACTTCATCTTTACCTCACTTGAAAATTTCATATGACTTGCCTGATTCACTACTGAATCCAGAATCTGGTACATATTAAGTGCAATAATTAAACTTTGTTGATTTAATGACTAACTTCTCAAGCTGCAAAAAATCCGTTGAAGGATTCACTTCTCCAGAAGGCAGTAGCGGAGTATGGTGGttaatttccttttatgatttCACAATGCAAACTCTAGACTCAAGTAAAGAAAGGATGTTTTAATAAATCTGTGCTAGAATTTATAAAAGTTTACGTTTGCACCTCAACTTGTTTGGAATACTGCTTCAAGGCTGCCAGGATCTCCCTAGTTAAGGAAAATAGTTAACACAGTTCCTCAAGTATGGAATTACTTTAAACACACTGTTTGGTCTAATacactgtttcccaaagtgttcCTATGGTACAGCTGGTGGTACGTACGACGATTTTAGTGATACAAAAATGAACGATTTTATTAgaccttttatattttaactttaacttttattttaactctagcccttggggcgcctgggtggctcagcctgagTCTCGATTTCTTctcaggttgggatctcagggtcgtgagaccgAGCTCAGGAATCCGGCTCCCCGCTGGGCTTGGAGCCAGTTTAAGATTCCCTCCTCCCcggcccatcccccaccccctccgcgcgcgcgctctctcaaaacaaaacaaaagccaaaaaaactcTAGCCCGTGAAACCCATGGTTCCATCTATCTTGCTTAGATTGAGATTAAGGCACTTAAACTTGAAAACAAACCAGTTTAAAGAAAACtactaagaaaataatagcaCATTAGATAAGAAGGGATGGCAAAAAGTATTCAAACAACAGGAAAGGCCGAAGTTTAACAATACGCCGCTAGGGCGAAGAGGCTTCGCCGTACACTACACTTCTCTAACAAAGTGAGTTAGTACGGGTGGGGCTGAAGTCGCCACCTCTGCCTGCCCCAGTAGACAGCCAACTTGCCGCGGGATAAAAGTACTAGAAGGGAAACATAACTGGCCCTTGGCTGCGCCAATGGGGTTGCAGCGCGCGGGGCACAACCCCGGGGTTAGAGGAGCCTCACGGAGGAAGTGGCTGGGACACAGCAGGATGAGGAGACTAACCCGCTACCCCTCCAGCAGGGACCGCCGGCCCTTCCTCCGTAATGGGCGTGGGGGCAGCTTCCACCACTAGTCTGTGCTGAGCTGGGAGCGAGCCCTGAGTTTTCTGAGGCTCAGGACTACGGAGGTTCGCGGAGTCCGAGAGATGCAATGTAAGCAGCGCCGCGGCCCGGCCACAGGATGCCGTGCTACCCGCACAGCATCGAGGAAGAAGGCAAGAGCCGTGGTTAGGAGGGATGAGGGATGTCCGGTTGCACTacagggaaggaggtggggagtgTGATGGTTTCTGTAGCAGTGCGGGGACTGGAGGTCGCGATGCTGTGCAGAGAGGGAACAGCGGAGCCAAGAGCTAGTTCCCAATATCTTAGTGCTatgggaaaaggaggaggaggagtaatCGTGGGGCCCCCGCACACCCCGCTGCGGTACACTCACCCTCACCAAAGTCCTTCCGGAAGTCCAAGTTCGAAGATGGCGCCGTCTATCTAGTCGCGGTTTTATGACGAAATCTGGTAGCTACTCTTTAttgacccctcccccccactcctctACCCGTGCCTCCAGTGCACAAGGTAAACACGTGAGCGTGGTGCAGACTTTGTGCCCGAAGACGTTTTCTCAGACTATGTATTCCATAATGCAGTGCGGCGAGAGTCCCGCGCCCTTTCGAGCGAGCGAGGCTCCCGGCCTTTAGCCGCGCCGGGGACGCTGCGTGGCCTTCTGGGAATTGCAGTGTCAAGAAAGCAAGATTGACGCCTGCGCGGTGACGGTCGCTGCGCCCCGCGGGTTCCCACGGGGCCTGTACGCGAGCCTCGAGTTTGCGGCGCGCCCAGGCCTTGCCGCCGCTCCCGAGCGCTGAAGCCTACCTAATGGTCAAGATTACCAGCCGTGTAGCAGGCAGGGCCGGGCTGGACTGAGTAACTACCTCGGCACGGTCAGAGTGGAGAACTCAGACCGAGAGGCGGAGGGAGGATAGCTTGGGCCTCCACCGAGGGCAGCCATTCATGAAGTCCTGGATGGGTGCTCCAAAGACCAAAAGGGGcctggggaaaggacagagggaaaccACTAGGAAAGCCTGGCGTGGGCACGCTCGCTGCACTCTTCTGAGTACAAGCCAGGCTTGGCCCGTGGCCTTGTTTCGGCACAggccttccctgctccctccctgagAGATGGGATGCCAGTGAACAAAGAAAGAACGTAACAAATCTCTGCCCTTTCCGGAGACATTTAAAGTCATATAAGTTTTACAGGTCTCAGCATACTAACTAGAAGAGTTCAAGATGTATAAATAGGGACAGGAAAGACTGGAGTAAACCAGTCTTTGTCTTCCCCAAGAATTCCCCCCCCTATTAAATTCCTTTAGTTACacaaaacatttgagaaaaacgTGGGAGGAGCTAgctaagactttaaaaaaaaaaaaaaaaaaaaaaaaagcctgagttAAGGGACTCACCCCAACTGCCTTAGCGAATTTAGGCTGTGCCTAACTTAGGCTGTGCCTAACTTAGGTTGTGCCGGGGCTTAGGACCAGCTTTGTGACAACACAAAATTGGGTGCGGCTCAGGCAGCAGTTCCCCTAATCCGTACTATCTTAAATACTTGTCTGATGGGACAGCTCTAGGAAATGTCTCTCCACTCCTGTTGCCTCAGATCAGGCCATCTTTGACTTAACTGCAAAATCTTTTATATTACTTGTATTCACTTTTGGAATAAGATATTCACGTGGCTCAAAATTCAAAGGATACATAAAGTGGAGACTCCCTTCTACCTGTCTCCACATGCACACAATCAGTTCCTAGTTACAGatccaagatattttatttatacacatatgAAATGCATATATATCTTTACCCTTTTAATTCAAACAATGAATACACACACTGTCCTGCATCTGCCTTCTTTTAACTGAGTGTACCTTGgagattgtccttttttttggtattaaaacCTTCCTCAGGgtagtcctggtggctcagtggtttagcaccatcttccgcccagggcctgatcctggagacccgggatcgagtcccacgcccggctccatgcatggagcctgcttcgccctctgcctgtgtctctgcctctctttctgtgtctctcatgaataaataagtaaaatcttaaaaaaaaaaaaaaaaccttcctcattctttattatggctgCTTAGTAATGATATAAATGTAGGaaatagttgacccttgaacacagGGGTCAGGGGTGCTAACCCCTGTGCAGTGGAAAATCTCTCCCCAAAAACTTTACTGAATAGCCTGCTGTTGGCTGGAAGCCTATAAACTGtcaatacatattttgtatgtcaatatgtattatatacagtaTTTCTTACAGTAAgctaaaaaaatacagtaagctagagaaaggaaaatgttaaaatcataaggagaaaatacatttacagtaccgtagcataacaacaacaaaaaaatcggtggacccacacagttcaaacccatgttgtttaagggtcaactataATTTGAGTTAGTCCCTTGTTCTTATTAATGGGTATTTAGGTGGTTTCTAATCTTTTGCAATTGTAAACAATTCTGCTACAAATAACCTGTTACTTCAAATGTGTAATCTATGGGTAGGAAGCATTATAAATTTCTGGAGGCAGAGTTGCTGGACCAAAGTTTtgatgcatttataattttgattgaCAAGCAATCTTTCTATTgatctgtttctctgcctctaatCTCTACCAGTTATCTTTCTAAAGTATAGAGCTGACCCTGTGGATCCTCTGCTTAATTTTAATGATTAATATGCTCAATAACTTAACCCATGAgctgataaatcttttttttttttttttaagagaaagccaACTATTCTATAACTACACATTGTATGACACTGGAAGTAGTGATCAATTCCTGTAAACtagcaaataaaaggaaagaaacacttATCTCATCTTTGTAGTATGAACTATAATTCAGAATAAGTAGAAGGAATTCTTTTTAGAAGATTATCAGCTAGCAAATATGGAAAGAATCCtagaattaggggaaaaaataattttgcatccCCTAATGAAATAATCGAAGCAGTAACCACCAGTGAATGAAACCACTAAATGAAAacttgagaaaatttaaaatgtcaaacttTAAAACTGGATCCACTCAAAACTAAACAGCTATTATTTGCCTCCTGATGTGACGCTATATGAAATGCAACACCACTTACGAAGTATTCTTGCCCAAAAAGTTGAATGGAGTTAGAGGAATGAGTTAATTGACACTACATGGAAACCAAAAGTCAAATCCAGTGGAGAACATTTTATAAGACAACCTTATTTCCGGAACAAATCTTGTCTGAGAACAGAAGGGAGGTTGAGGAGACTACTTCTGATTACAATAAATTGAACACCTGCTAACCAAATGTAATGTACAGATTTGTTTGGATCCTAATTCAAACAAACCAACTGTAAAAAAGCCAGTTTTTGAGACAATCAAGAAAATTTGATTATGGATTGAGCAATACTAAGAATTTAATAGGTATAACAACACAGTAAATGTCTGTATTTCTTACAGACACAAACTGAGGTTTGTAGGAGTGAAATGATACAATATCTTGGATTTCCTCTAAAGTAACttcagcaagggaaaaaaaaaaaaggaaataaaaagcgaGCACACGTGGCCAATCTTGATAATTATTGTTTCTGGGACAGGGATTCTTAGCACAGTTCACtctacacacatgtacacacaaaatGGAGGACTCTCCCATTTTTTTAGACTAATCACAATGGTAAAGACTCACAGTCTGGCCCCAACCCAACCTACCTTTGCAGCTTTATCTTTCACTCTCCACATAAGCCTCGGGTCTAGCTTCACTATACTGTACTGGACACTTTGGATTGGCCACTCGGTTTCTGAATTCAAGCTATTCCAGCTGCTGATGTGCCTTCCCATTCTTTTCCAACTGGGAAACTCCCTACCCTCGTAGGTCACATGCTCCCTGTGAAGTCCTCTCCAACCTTAATAGATTTCCTGGTATCATCTATGGTTGCCTCCTAGGAACACTGTTCATATGAATAGTGGAACTTCTCTCATACTGCAGATACTATCCACTTCCACCATGATGAATGAATATTTGTCAATGGCAGATAGCATAGAAATTAGGGCACAGTCTTAATTTATAATTGCCTGAGATTACAAGCTGCTTGTTACTCTTATCCTGGACAAGAGCCTCTCCATGCCTTAGCTGTGTTGCCTTGCCAAGTAGCAACCTCCatgtctgttttcttatctgtaaaatttcttttcatggAGCTACCTTAACCTTCCCAAACAGATCAGAAAGGGGTTAAAGCACTTTCCAACACGTAGGTACTCAatgttaaaaatactaaataatatgTAATGACTTAATATGTCAATATATTCTATTAATGAttctaaaatactaaaaatatctctctgaaaagaaaaaaataaaaataaaataaaaaaatagaaaataaaataaaataaaaatatctctctgatttttccctatATTCCTCCTCATACCTAGCTCAGTGTCTGTAACCTAAGTGATGGCGATACTAAAAGACATACAAAGGCACCCGAGTTTCTGAATGCAGGGAGTATGTCATTTATTGACCCTGTGTTCCCCCACTCACTGGTCGCTACTCTTGACTCGTAGAACAACCGGTACAGAACTGCAAGGAATCATCCCCAGCTCCGTGATCACCAGATCCACCAGTTCCGGGGGGGTCACGTCATAGACTAGATTTAACAACCGCAGGGACAGGTGGTTCTGCCAGTTAGCCAGGGCCACATGTTCTCCTCGCTCACAAAGCAGATCATCGGGGTCATCTGCAATGGGAGACGTACCCATTTATGTCCTTGTGGAAAACAAGATGTAGTTCgaccttccctcctcccttccaaaATTCAGATCTTTGAaaccttctctctgcctcctgggctCCTTACCTAGCTCATTAGAGACAAAAGCATCAGTCTGCACACGCTCACAGAACTTGTATGTTTCACAGCAGACCAGCACTGGCACATTATGGGCTCGTGCCACCAGGGCCAGCTGTGCTGTCCCTACCCGTGACATCACGGACCCGTTGGCCAGGAGTGCGTGAGCTCCCAATAGCACCTTAGAAACCTATTTATTTTGAacagtggagagggagagaaaatgtgatATGTGATTAATGCACAATCAGGTTCCCCACTTCCTGCCCAGGATAGCAATATTAAGGGCAATAACAGAACTTAATGATAGTTCTTCTTAGAAAACACCTGACCATTGACCCCACTGCACCtcccacaagaaaataaaactctgaaGTTACTTTTGTCCTGTCTCCTCTTCATGGCTGCTAATTTACTGTTCATATGACACTGTGCTATAACATGTTGTAGATGTTTTTCCTATTAAATACAAACAGGGCTATAAaagtttagtatttttaaataattgtaacCTTGGGAAGACAGGATTTTATCTATACCACTACACCCTTTTACCTCCAACTTTGGAgtccctttcctctgccctcacctctgGGAGCACATAGGAGGCTGCAGGAATCAGCAGGTAGGAGGCAGGGACCCCAGCACGGACCAGAGAACGTAGTGTGTGCCTTCCCTCCAGCCGTGGCCGGCTGTCCACCACTACCACCCGAAACCGCCGGCCCTTAGCCCAAGCCTCCTGAAGGATTCGTGATACCAGAGACGAGCTGGAGTGAATGGAGAGGAGGATTCAGTTATAGATGTCACTAACGGACAGGCAGCCAGCTCACTGCTAAAGGGCAAAGGGGCAATCTTTTCTTCAGATTGTTATACCCCCCAATTTTCTGTCATAGGGTCCGGACCATACCATCCATATACCAGGATCACATCTCCATTATTGATCTTCTTATAAGCAAAGCGGGAAATTGCCTGAGCTGCAAGCACAATCTTCTCTTGCACATACCGATCAATGGCTGCTCGAAGTTCTGACTTGGCCTAAATGGATTAAGATGCTTAGGGAacaagaaatggacacatttcttcCTTTGATGATCATGCCAGATGCTTGAGTATGTGTACAATGATGGTTGAAAGTGGGCCAAAAGGGGGCCCAAAGGTGGCATAAGTCAGCCAGCCCAACCACTTCCTTAACCCTTGACCAGGGCAGAATGGCCTCACTGTCACTTCTGGGAGTCCTGATTGTGTTTCTCAGCTGTACCCTCAGGGGTATGCTTTGCTCATTCCTCATATTCATCACCTCCTCTTCCCGCTTGGAGCTGCTCACACCCGTGATCTCCTTGTTAAGGAACTTGATGGCGTTGTACATGCTTGCTGACAGGGGACGGCACTGAGTCAGGAAGCTACAAAGACAATACCTCGTGTTTGTGTGACTCTATAATGTGCGACTCTACAACTTACATTCGtgcttaaatatgttttctttaataaagaagacaaagaacagaaaaataaaataagaggtaaaagagcaagagagagggtaCAAAAAGAGGACTAGGTGAGGGGGCAGCAGACTTGCGGTGGTTGTCCTTACCTGAAGTAGGGCTTTAGTTTATTCACTAGATCCCTTGAGAGTTCTTCATTGGGAGGTGTTGTGTAATCTTGAATTACCTATAAGGTACACAAAGTTATCAGCAAAACATCTCCTAATAAAGGGCTCTGAAAGGGGGCTAAGGCAAGTTTCACTGAACAAAGCGTTCTGAAGGTGGAGtcattccctctgtccctcagaGATTACTTTGGGTAAGAGGAATCTGGGGTAGTGCTGGGGAAGGTGGGACTGGGTCACAGAGGGAACAAGACAGGGCTTACCTGCTGCAAGGCACGAAGCAGGGCAATACACCGGGCATTGGAGCCACTGACCAGGCCCTGGGAGTACTGCAGCCCGAGTCGCACCATGGCTGGGTGGATCACAGAGGATGGGATGCTGATGGGATGGCGGTGTCACACACTTTGCAAGGGAGCTTGAGTACCTactgcccacctgcccctgaTGAAAAGGAACTTCCTTCACTAGCACAGACACCCCCATTTCCTCTAGAGCTTTGCCTTGTGTGCAGGCTTCTTCCCATAGACCCCATCTCAAATTTCCAGTCACTTTCAATACTAAGTTACCACAACTCCTAGAACTTAAAAGTTACAACAATTTCATAGAATCCTACCTCATATATTGAGTCAGAGAGTTTTGTCTGCTGTACTGGGGTAGGTGGGAGAAAAGACTGACTTTGGATCCATAATCGTTTCGTGTAGGAACCTTGACAAAATAAGAGACAGGACCAATGGAAAATAAACAGTGAGGCTACTTGGCCCCAAATACCCTGTCTTCTTCAGGGTATCATTTGTCTCGAGCACCTTTCCCCCCTTCCTCTAACCCATCTCCCTTAGGCAATTTCTGGCCAGGCATTGAAACCACTTCCTACCTGTTGCTGCTCTGGTTTTTTAGCAAGCCTTCTCAGAAGTGTAAGGTCATCAACCTGAGTGTGCTCAGGGAGACGCTTCACTCCTAAAAGATAATGACCATGTTTTCAAGACACTGTAGGTGATAATGAGAAATCTGCTTTTAAGGAATAAGGGACATCAAGAAAGATGGATGGGGGAGATGAAAAACggggaaaaaaagagtagaagaaatAGAGATAGGATGAGGTTGAGTGGAGAATTCTGAACTCTTGGTCCCAAGGCTAAGAATGGGAAGGGAGAACTGTTTTACTGTGGGAAAGCCTGAGCTAAcacaagaattaaaataaaaacagagggacacctgggtggctcagcggtttagcacctgccttcagcccagggtgtgatcctggagtctcgggatcaagtcccacattgggctccctgcacggagcctgcttctccttctgtctgtgtctctgcctctctctctctctctctctgtctctcattaataagtaactaatctttaaaaagaataataaaatcaaaacagagggatgcctgggtggctcagcagttgagcatctgctttcagttcagggcatgatcccagggtcgggaGATTGAGTcacgtatcgggctccctgcaaggaacatgcttctctctctgtcaatgtctccacctctttctctgcgtctctcataaataaataaataaaatcttaaaaaaaataataaaatcaaaacagaggTCTTGAAACAAAGGGAAGGTACCTGAAGGGGTTTCTCCAGCAGTGCTGGGGCAGGCCCGAGGTGGTGGCCCTCCTTGTTCTCCTTTCCTTGCCTGTTTCAGGGCCCGCTCAGCCTCCTGCTTAGCCCGCCGTTCAGCACGAAGTTCAGCTTTACTTCGACCAGTTGGAACTTTCTCCCCAGCAGTGGCCAACTGACTGCCTGGTCCTGGCAGTTCTTTGGCTGGGCCTactaaagacagaaagaagacatGCCCAAGCCCCAGGCAGGTAA
This genomic stretch from Canis lupus dingo isolate Sandy chromosome 17, ASM325472v2, whole genome shotgun sequence harbors:
- the EIF2B4 gene encoding translation initiation factor eIF-2B subunit delta isoform X5, whose product is MSIPSSVIHPAMVRLGLQYSQGLVSGSNARCIALLRALQQVIQDYTTPPNEELSRDLVNKLKPYFSFLTQCRPLSASMYNAIKFLNKEITGVSSSKREEEAKSELRAAIDRYVQEKIVLAAQAISRFAYKKINNGDVILVYGCSSLVSRILQEAWAKGRRFRVVVVDSRPRLEGRHTLRSLVRAGVPASYLLIPAASYVLPEVSKVLLGAHALLANGSVMSRVGTAQLALVARAHNVPVLVCCETYKFCERVQTDAFVSNELDDPDDLLCERGEHVALANWQNHLSLRLLNLVYDVTPPELVDLVITELGMIPCSSVPVVLRVKSSDQ